One genomic window of Candidatus Rokuibacteriota bacterium includes the following:
- a CDS encoding TIGR03618 family F420-dependent PPOX class oxidoreductase yields MKITILGGGPAGLYLAILLKKQDPGHRITVFERDGPEDTFGWGIVFSEHTLGVLRDSDAQSHDAITRASETWDRVDTVHRGQRVSVRGNGFSGIARLAFLNILQRRSAELGVELRFRAPVTSLAELPDGDLVVGADGAGSLVRQSHAGFFLPAVELRQNRYIWLGTPQTFDSLSMIFREAERGLFIAHAYRFSPTMSTFIVECPPATWLQAGLDRMSDEETCRYLAGVFAADLGGRPLLSNNFVRWINFPLIRCRRWHHRNVVLLGDAAHTAHFSIGSGTKLALEDAIALADALARHPTAAEALPAFEGARKPVVDAFQQAATRSLAWLERVDTHLGLPPIPFAYRLMTRSQRVGYARLSAQAPEFIARYDEWRRAQPPARGPIPAELLDLFEKATFAHLATLMPDGSPHVTPVWVDYDGRHIVVNSAAGRQKDLNMEKRRHVAIEIPDPDNPNRYVQGRGPVVEITEEGAEEHLHRLARRYLNRDRYPDGWRFPGEVRRIYRIEPRRVSIWDPFG; encoded by the coding sequence GTGAAGATCACCATCCTGGGCGGCGGCCCTGCGGGACTGTATCTCGCCATCCTGCTCAAGAAGCAGGACCCGGGACACCGCATCACCGTCTTCGAGCGCGACGGCCCCGAGGACACCTTCGGCTGGGGCATCGTCTTCTCGGAGCACACCCTCGGCGTCCTCCGGGACAGCGACGCGCAGAGCCACGACGCCATCACCCGTGCCTCCGAGACCTGGGACCGGGTGGACACCGTCCACCGAGGGCAGCGCGTCTCGGTGCGGGGCAACGGCTTCTCCGGCATCGCCCGCCTGGCTTTCCTCAACATCCTGCAGCGGCGCAGCGCCGAGCTGGGCGTGGAGCTCCGCTTCCGGGCGCCCGTCACGAGTCTCGCCGAGCTCCCCGACGGCGACCTGGTCGTGGGCGCTGACGGCGCCGGCAGCCTGGTGCGCCAGAGCCATGCCGGCTTCTTCCTGCCCGCGGTGGAGCTGCGCCAGAACCGCTACATCTGGCTCGGAACGCCGCAGACCTTCGACAGCCTTTCGATGATCTTCCGCGAGGCCGAGCGCGGCCTCTTCATCGCCCATGCCTACCGCTTCAGCCCGACCATGAGCACGTTCATCGTCGAGTGCCCGCCGGCCACCTGGCTCCAGGCGGGGCTCGACCGGATGTCCGACGAGGAGACGTGCCGCTACCTGGCCGGAGTCTTCGCGGCCGACCTCGGCGGCCGGCCGCTGCTCTCCAACAACTTCGTCCGCTGGATCAACTTCCCGCTGATCCGCTGCCGCCGCTGGCACCACCGGAACGTGGTGCTCCTGGGTGATGCGGCGCACACGGCGCACTTCTCCATCGGCTCGGGCACCAAGCTGGCGCTCGAGGACGCCATCGCCCTGGCCGACGCCCTGGCGCGTCACCCCACGGCGGCCGAGGCGCTGCCGGCCTTCGAGGGCGCGCGGAAACCCGTGGTGGACGCCTTCCAGCAGGCGGCCACGCGGAGCCTCGCCTGGCTCGAGCGCGTGGACACCCACCTGGGGCTGCCCCCGATCCCCTTCGCCTACCGGCTCATGACACGCAGCCAGCGCGTGGGTTATGCGCGGCTCAGCGCCCAGGCGCCGGAGTTCATCGCGCGCTACGATGAATGGCGCCGCGCCCAGCCGCCGGCGCGCGGTCCCATCCCGGCGGAGCTCCTCGATCTCTTCGAGAAGGCCACCTTCGCCCATCTCGCCACGCTCATGCCCGACGGCTCGCCCCACGTGACCCCGGTGTGGGTGGACTATGACGGCCGCCACATCGTCGTCAACTCCGCCGCCGGGCGGCAGAAGGATCTGAACATGGAGAAGCGCCGCCATGTCGCCATCGAGATCCCGGACCCGGACAACCCGAACCGGTACGTCCAGGGGCGCGGCCCCGTGGTCGAGATCACCGAGGAGGGTGCCGAGGAGCACCTGCACCGGCTCGCCCGCCGCTACCTGAACCGCGACCGCTACCCCGACGGCTGGCGCTTCCCCGGCGAGGTCCGACGCATCTACCGCATCGAGCCCCGGCGCGTGAGCATCTGGGATCCCTTCGGGTAA
- a CDS encoding DEAD/DEAH box helicase produces the protein MPDIAPRPDGLPAPALRPEQRFTLDHFLPAVRRWFTESFGEPTRPQAEGWPHIAAGRHTLIIAPTGSGKTLAAFLWGIDALCRAARERRLDDRVHLVYVSPLKALNNDIEKNLRAPLAGIRDLAAAAGDPLPEIRVAVRTGDTLAPARQAMVRRPPHILITTPESLYLLLTSERFRPALSEVRSVIVDEVHALAGSKRGAHLAVTLERLEALAGRPFQRIGCSATVQPPEVAAAFLAGAGRPCSIVDAGFDRSLDVEVVAPVPDFLTAVSDTVWDSALQELAGWIESHRTTLIFTPSRRMAERLARNLDERLPEGHVAAHHGSLSRRARLEAEDRLKRGEIRALVATSSLELGIDVGAIDLVVQLQSPRNIAAALQRIGRAGHTLARTSKGRILVTKGDELVEAAAVARAIGGQELDRLALPEAPLDVLAQQIVASVAVEPWPVDDLHALVCRAAPYASLQREAFMAVVRSLAEPLPAEVKGMAPRILWDRVNGRLHARRGSRLLALTSGGTIPDAGLFDVYVADTDVKLGTLDEEFVSESLPGDVFLLGSRPWRLVKTRPDRVLVEDAHGMSPTVPFWKGEHPSRSWELGRLCGRLRREAARRLDSADFEEWAGEECRLDRRAALALRAWLAKCRDVLGEIPDDERIVVESLPDELGGRHLAIHSVFGMRVNGAWGIALKEALRRRAGILAEASHTDDAILLSFAPGQALPAPERLVALVAPGEAEGLVARGLVGTPLFTTRFRHAAVRALFVPRMSRGQRTPAWLQRLKADALLEAVGGRPDFPLVAETLRECCRDALDVPRLEGLLQRIEDGEISRMAVHSAMPSPFLYPLLLAWDWAYLDAAHAEERRSDAIPMQKGLAAPTGPFEPGLLAAVEAELGHTAAQRRAREANELAALLEGLGDLDDGEVADRVAGDPAPLIAALAAEGRIARIRFASGRAAWVGTSEAPLWQSLESGGLREILSRCLRRRAPVTAAWIEARYGIGGEAVRQVLDGLISEGTVVAGRFQPGAPGTEYGHTAVLDLLRHRATAARRRVTPVASPEQFSAFLLRWQHVHPERRLTEAAGLLAALEQLEGEDFPLRFWEQELLPARLERYDPHELDALGLSGQVIWTPLSPGTPGRVGIALSEDLGWLRSPTDAEADLDAASKNVLRHLQLQGACFVRDLLRGTGLAEHEVMDILWALFWKGLCAPDAFEPIRRAGARPRGEPPRARPAAGWRGRREAARGVRQRLARTGPVPGRWAALPREAPALTPEEKAEKRARLFLERFGILARELAGAEWSFLRPVLTRLEYAGEVERGYFVEGLSGEQYALAEAVGQLGASPRRKEPPLRLSLADPASLWGGPFSLSRPDGSRVQAPRLPQNLLVVRGGRALLLAEAHARSLTPLSGFEPDALPELIRALQEPWSRPPDQRAVRRLEVRLWDGMPVRRSPAAAALLEGGFYADGDRLCFDGFPGPGSGQAS, from the coding sequence ATGCCGGACATCGCCCCCCGCCCCGATGGGCTCCCAGCGCCGGCGCTCAGGCCGGAACAGCGCTTCACGCTCGACCACTTCCTTCCCGCGGTCCGGCGCTGGTTCACCGAGAGCTTCGGCGAGCCGACACGACCGCAGGCGGAAGGCTGGCCGCATATCGCGGCCGGCCGCCACACGCTGATCATCGCCCCCACCGGATCGGGCAAGACGCTCGCGGCCTTCCTCTGGGGCATCGACGCCCTCTGCCGCGCGGCTCGCGAGAGGCGGCTCGACGACCGCGTCCACCTCGTCTACGTCTCTCCGCTCAAGGCGCTCAACAACGACATCGAGAAGAACCTACGCGCGCCGCTCGCAGGCATCCGTGACCTGGCCGCGGCGGCCGGAGACCCCCTGCCCGAGATCCGCGTGGCCGTGCGCACCGGCGACACCCTGGCGCCGGCCAGGCAGGCCATGGTGCGCCGGCCGCCGCACATCCTGATCACGACGCCGGAGTCGCTCTACCTGCTCCTGACCTCCGAACGCTTCCGCCCCGCGCTGTCCGAGGTCCGGAGCGTGATCGTGGACGAGGTGCATGCCCTGGCCGGCAGCAAGCGCGGCGCGCATCTCGCGGTCACCCTCGAGCGCCTCGAAGCGCTTGCGGGGCGCCCCTTCCAGCGCATCGGCTGCTCGGCCACGGTGCAGCCGCCCGAGGTGGCGGCGGCCTTCCTCGCCGGGGCCGGCCGACCCTGCAGCATCGTGGACGCGGGTTTCGACCGGAGCCTCGACGTCGAGGTCGTGGCGCCCGTCCCGGACTTCCTGACGGCGGTGTCGGACACCGTCTGGGACTCGGCGCTCCAGGAGCTGGCGGGCTGGATCGAGAGCCACCGCACCACGCTGATCTTCACGCCGAGCCGCCGCATGGCCGAGCGGCTGGCGCGCAACCTCGACGAGCGGTTGCCGGAGGGCCACGTGGCCGCCCATCACGGCTCCCTGTCGCGCCGGGCGCGGCTCGAGGCCGAGGACCGGCTCAAGCGCGGGGAGATCCGGGCGCTGGTGGCCACCTCGTCCCTGGAGCTCGGGATCGACGTGGGCGCGATCGACCTCGTGGTGCAGCTGCAGTCGCCGCGCAACATCGCCGCGGCGCTTCAGCGCATCGGGCGCGCGGGGCATACGCTGGCGCGCACCTCCAAGGGCCGCATCCTCGTCACGAAGGGGGACGAGCTCGTCGAGGCCGCGGCGGTGGCGCGCGCCATCGGTGGGCAGGAGCTGGACCGACTCGCCCTCCCCGAGGCCCCGCTCGACGTCCTGGCTCAGCAGATCGTGGCCTCGGTCGCGGTCGAGCCCTGGCCCGTCGACGATCTGCACGCCCTCGTGTGCCGGGCGGCGCCCTATGCCTCCCTCCAGCGCGAGGCCTTCATGGCGGTGGTTCGCTCGCTGGCCGAACCGCTCCCTGCCGAGGTGAAGGGCATGGCCCCGCGGATCCTCTGGGATCGCGTCAACGGCCGTCTCCACGCGCGTCGGGGCAGCCGGCTGCTGGCGCTGACCTCGGGCGGGACGATCCCGGATGCGGGGCTCTTCGACGTCTACGTGGCCGACACCGACGTCAAGCTCGGCACGCTCGACGAGGAGTTCGTCAGCGAGAGCCTCCCGGGGGACGTCTTCCTGCTGGGCTCGCGCCCGTGGCGCCTCGTCAAGACCCGGCCCGACCGCGTGCTGGTGGAGGATGCCCACGGCATGTCGCCCACCGTGCCCTTCTGGAAGGGCGAGCATCCCTCGCGCTCCTGGGAGCTGGGCCGGCTCTGCGGCAGGCTCCGGCGCGAGGCTGCCCGGCGTCTGGACTCAGCCGACTTCGAGGAATGGGCGGGCGAGGAGTGCCGGCTGGACAGGCGGGCCGCCCTGGCGCTCCGGGCCTGGCTCGCCAAGTGCCGTGACGTCCTGGGCGAGATCCCGGACGACGAGCGCATCGTCGTGGAGTCGCTCCCCGACGAGCTGGGCGGCCGCCATCTCGCCATCCACTCCGTATTCGGCATGCGCGTCAACGGGGCGTGGGGCATCGCGCTCAAGGAAGCCTTGCGGCGGCGCGCAGGGATCCTCGCCGAGGCCAGCCACACCGACGACGCCATCCTCCTCTCCTTCGCGCCCGGTCAGGCGCTGCCCGCTCCCGAGCGCCTCGTGGCGCTGGTGGCCCCGGGAGAAGCCGAGGGGCTCGTGGCCCGCGGGCTCGTGGGGACTCCTCTCTTCACCACCCGCTTCCGCCACGCCGCCGTGCGCGCTCTCTTCGTCCCGCGGATGAGCCGCGGGCAGCGCACCCCGGCGTGGCTCCAGCGGCTCAAGGCCGATGCTCTCCTCGAGGCGGTGGGTGGGCGGCCCGACTTCCCGCTCGTGGCCGAGACGCTGCGGGAGTGCTGCCGCGATGCGCTGGACGTCCCGCGGCTCGAGGGTCTCCTGCAGAGGATCGAGGACGGCGAGATCTCCCGGATGGCCGTCCACTCGGCGATGCCCTCGCCCTTCCTCTATCCCCTGCTCCTGGCCTGGGACTGGGCGTATCTCGACGCCGCCCACGCCGAGGAGCGCCGGAGCGACGCCATCCCGATGCAGAAGGGGCTGGCGGCGCCCACCGGGCCCTTCGAGCCCGGCCTGCTGGCGGCGGTGGAGGCCGAGCTCGGGCATACCGCTGCGCAGCGACGCGCGCGCGAGGCCAATGAGCTGGCGGCTCTCCTGGAAGGCCTGGGGGACCTCGACGATGGCGAGGTTGCGGATCGGGTCGCAGGCGACCCCGCCCCGCTCATCGCCGCGCTCGCCGCCGAGGGCAGGATAGCCAGGATCCGCTTCGCCTCGGGCAGGGCGGCGTGGGTGGGAACCTCGGAAGCCCCGCTCTGGCAGTCACTTGAGTCAGGTGGGCTCAGGGAGATTCTGAGCCGCTGCCTGAGGCGTCGCGCCCCGGTGACCGCCGCCTGGATCGAGGCCCGCTACGGGATAGGTGGGGAGGCCGTCAGGCAAGTGCTCGATGGCCTGATCTCCGAGGGCACGGTGGTCGCCGGCCGCTTCCAGCCCGGCGCTCCCGGCACCGAGTACGGTCACACCGCTGTGCTCGATCTCCTGCGCCACAGGGCCACCGCGGCGCGGAGGCGAGTCACCCCTGTGGCCTCCCCCGAGCAATTCTCGGCCTTCCTGCTGCGCTGGCAGCATGTGCACCCGGAGAGGCGATTGACGGAGGCCGCGGGGCTCCTCGCCGCCCTCGAGCAGCTGGAAGGCGAGGACTTCCCCTTGCGCTTCTGGGAGCAGGAGCTGCTGCCGGCGCGGCTCGAGCGCTACGATCCGCACGAGCTGGACGCGCTGGGCCTGTCGGGCCAGGTGATCTGGACTCCGCTGTCGCCGGGCACGCCGGGCCGGGTGGGAATTGCGCTCAGCGAGGACCTCGGCTGGCTCCGGTCCCCGACCGATGCCGAAGCCGACCTCGACGCGGCGTCCAAGAACGTGCTGCGCCACCTGCAGCTTCAGGGGGCCTGCTTCGTGCGGGACCTGCTGCGCGGCACAGGGCTCGCCGAGCACGAGGTGATGGACATTCTCTGGGCGCTCTTCTGGAAGGGGCTCTGCGCGCCTGACGCCTTCGAGCCGATACGCCGCGCCGGGGCCAGGCCCAGAGGCGAGCCCCCGCGGGCGCGCCCCGCGGCGGGATGGCGCGGCAGGCGCGAGGCGGCGCGAGGGGTGCGCCAGAGACTCGCGCGCACCGGACCTGTGCCGGGCCGGTGGGCGGCGCTCCCGCGCGAGGCCCCGGCGCTGACCCCCGAGGAAAAGGCCGAGAAGCGCGCGCGGCTCTTCCTCGAGCGCTTCGGGATCCTCGCCCGCGAGCTGGCTGGCGCCGAGTGGAGCTTCCTCAGGCCGGTGCTGACCCGTCTCGAGTATGCGGGCGAGGTGGAGCGCGGCTACTTCGTCGAGGGGCTGTCGGGCGAGCAGTACGCCCTCGCCGAGGCGGTGGGCCAGCTCGGCGCCTCACCGCGCCGCAAGGAGCCTCCGCTGCGCCTGAGCCTGGCCGACCCGGCAAGCCTGTGGGGCGGCCCCTTTTCGCTCTCGCGGCCGGATGGCAGCCGCGTGCAGGCGCCGCGGCTTCCCCAGAACTTGCTCGTGGTACGCGGCGGCCGGGCGCTGCTCCTGGCCGAAGCCCATGCCCGCTCGCTCACCCCGCTCAGCGGCTTCGAGCCCGACGCCCTCCCGGAGCTGATCCGGGCGCTCCAGGAGCCGTGGAGCCGGCCGCCAGACCAGCGCGCCGTGAGGCGCCTCGAGGTGCGCCTCTGGGACGGGATGCCGGTGCGCCGCTCGCCGGCCGCCGCGGCGCTGCTCGAGGGCGGCTTCTACGCTGACGGCGACAGGCTCTGCTTCGACGGCTTCCCCGGCCCCGGCAGTGGCCAGGCGAGCTGA
- a CDS encoding DUF488 family protein: MIGTKRVYEPRASEDGTRVLVMRLWPRGIRKEAVDLWLKELGAELANLKAYKAGKIGWPEMRRRYLAGLRRPETRAALDRARVLAREGTVTLLCSCEDERRCHRSLLAQVLGRAPVEKAPRGPRKRAAR; this comes from the coding sequence ATGATCGGGACCAAGCGTGTCTATGAGCCGCGAGCGAGCGAGGACGGTACGCGCGTGCTGGTGATGCGACTCTGGCCCCGCGGGATCCGCAAGGAGGCCGTGGATCTCTGGCTGAAGGAGCTCGGCGCCGAGCTGGCCAACCTCAAGGCCTACAAGGCAGGCAAGATCGGCTGGCCCGAGATGAGGCGGCGCTACCTCGCCGGGCTCCGCCGGCCCGAGACGCGCGCCGCGCTCGACCGCGCGCGGGTCCTCGCGCGTGAGGGAACCGTCACGCTGCTCTGCTCCTGCGAGGACGAGCGGCGCTGCCACCGGAGCCTGCTTGCTCAGGTGCTCGGCCGGGCGCCGGTCGAGAAGGCGCCGCGGGGGCCCCGGAAGCGCGCCGCCCGCTGA
- a CDS encoding 1-acyl-sn-glycerol-3-phosphate acyltransferase — translation MRAPRAAERVNVLYAWVRLISRFWVWFFFKTVDVRHPERVPATGPVLLCINHPNNLIDSLLVGAVLDRKVHYLATAALFRNPLVARFLLACGAIPVYRKQDELRGEATAGADRNVEAFAACFRALGAGGLIGIYPEGTTHAEPRVQRIRTGAARIALEFEGRRAGHPSPAAPLAVIPVGLTFEARKSFGARVLVSFGEAISVAPYLESYASDPVKAVDALTTAIQWGMESQVVAVKRIDSAALIRAVEDLYRGDLVRELQEERGLSTRQIDTLRLSRAIVDAAHFFEDSDPERVERLWQRIQGYRAKLAAYRIRDEAVRGRLRRPERAEQLRRGWQASAGLPLFAYGAVVSGVPYLVPRWVARRMSRKETDYATTRLLASMVAFPLFWGAEAWLVWWLAGPGWALAFALSLPLSSLAAYRYLGGVGRLRGELQLGALALTRRQTASRLLAARQAIIAELEQAKNDYLAATKGSSF, via the coding sequence ATGCGCGCCCCGCGAGCCGCCGAGCGCGTGAACGTGCTCTACGCCTGGGTGCGGCTCATCAGCCGCTTCTGGGTCTGGTTCTTCTTCAAGACGGTGGACGTGCGCCACCCCGAGCGCGTGCCCGCGACGGGCCCGGTGCTCCTCTGCATCAACCACCCCAACAACTTGATCGACTCCCTCCTGGTGGGGGCGGTCCTCGACCGGAAGGTCCACTACCTCGCGACGGCCGCGCTGTTCCGCAATCCGCTGGTGGCCCGCTTCCTCCTGGCCTGCGGCGCCATCCCGGTCTACCGGAAGCAGGACGAGCTGCGGGGGGAGGCGACGGCCGGTGCCGACCGAAACGTGGAGGCCTTCGCGGCGTGCTTCCGCGCGCTCGGCGCGGGCGGGCTGATCGGGATCTACCCCGAGGGCACCACGCATGCCGAGCCGCGCGTCCAGCGCATCAGGACCGGCGCCGCGCGCATCGCGCTGGAGTTCGAAGGCCGCCGCGCCGGCCACCCGAGCCCGGCGGCGCCCCTGGCAGTCATTCCGGTGGGGCTCACCTTCGAGGCGCGGAAGTCCTTCGGCGCCCGGGTGCTGGTCTCCTTCGGCGAGGCCATCTCCGTCGCGCCCTACCTCGAGTCCTACGCCAGCGATCCGGTCAAGGCCGTGGACGCCCTCACCACGGCCATCCAATGGGGCATGGAGTCGCAGGTGGTGGCCGTCAAGCGCATCGACTCGGCGGCGCTGATCCGCGCCGTGGAGGACCTCTACCGGGGCGACCTGGTCCGCGAGCTCCAGGAGGAGCGCGGGCTCTCCACGCGGCAGATCGACACGCTGCGCCTCTCGCGCGCCATCGTGGATGCGGCCCACTTCTTCGAGGACAGCGACCCCGAGCGTGTGGAGCGGCTCTGGCAGCGCATCCAGGGCTACCGCGCCAAGCTGGCGGCCTACCGGATCCGCGACGAGGCGGTGCGGGGACGGCTGCGCCGCCCCGAGCGCGCGGAGCAGCTGCGCCGCGGCTGGCAGGCCTCCGCGGGGTTGCCGCTCTTCGCCTATGGCGCCGTGGTGAGCGGGGTGCCGTACCTCGTCCCGCGCTGGGTGGCCCGGCGCATGTCCCGCAAGGAGACCGACTACGCGACGACGCGCCTCCTGGCGAGCATGGTCGCCTTCCCGCTCTTCTGGGGAGCCGAAGCCTGGCTCGTGTGGTGGCTCGCGGGCCCCGGCTGGGCCTTGGCCTTCGCGCTGTCCCTGCCGCTGTCGAGCCTCGCCGCCTACCGCTACCTGGGCGGCGTCGGCCGGCTGCGCGGCGAGCTCCAGCTCGGCGCGCTGGCGCTCACCCGCCGGCAGACGGCCTCCCGGCTGCTCGCCGCACGCCAGGCGATCATCGCCGAGCTCGAGCAGGCCAAGAACGACTACCTCGCCGCCACGAAAGGGAGCAGCTTTTGA
- a CDS encoding creatininase family protein: MSIHLLEELSTPALEALDRDRTVIILTVSPLEQHGPHLPVGVDAFAARYLAEAIAERLVQSRAGWTAVLAPTLHMGSFTFHAVGTVSVRQRAVRDTLVDYGESLARAGFRFILVSNGHGGPGHLVALEEAAAIVSRRHGITMASLTGQLVWEFLRGRYLPEIEEALGRPLSAEERLALAEDAHGGLWETSFMLWLRPDLVEADFRALPAAAYPIAHRLIPNYPLRNGGLGYVGHPALADPAFARATTEVFLSRAMTLVDGLLDGRIRPRAHRSPFFAIPLFRTNFWPVLGAAAALAGLCLWWRRR; encoded by the coding sequence TTGAGCATCCATCTCCTGGAGGAGCTGTCCACGCCGGCGCTCGAGGCGCTGGACCGGGATCGCACCGTCATCATCCTCACCGTGAGCCCGCTCGAGCAGCACGGCCCTCACCTGCCCGTGGGCGTCGATGCCTTCGCCGCGCGCTACCTGGCGGAGGCCATCGCCGAGCGTCTCGTGCAGTCACGCGCCGGCTGGACCGCGGTCCTGGCGCCGACGCTGCACATGGGCTCCTTCACCTTCCACGCGGTGGGCACCGTCAGCGTGCGCCAGCGGGCGGTGCGTGACACGCTGGTGGACTACGGCGAGTCGCTGGCGCGGGCGGGCTTCCGCTTCATCCTCGTCTCCAACGGCCACGGCGGGCCCGGCCACCTGGTGGCCCTCGAGGAAGCCGCGGCTATCGTGTCGCGCCGGCACGGCATCACCATGGCCTCACTCACGGGCCAGCTCGTGTGGGAGTTCCTGCGCGGCCGCTACCTGCCCGAGATCGAGGAGGCCCTGGGCCGCCCGCTCTCCGCTGAGGAGCGCCTCGCGCTGGCCGAGGATGCCCACGGCGGCCTCTGGGAGACCTCGTTCATGCTGTGGCTCAGACCCGATCTGGTGGAGGCGGACTTCCGCGCGCTGCCGGCGGCGGCCTACCCGATCGCCCATCGCCTCATTCCCAACTACCCACTCAGGAACGGGGGGCTCGGCTACGTCGGGCATCCCGCGCTCGCCGATCCGGCCTTCGCGCGCGCCACCACGGAGGTCTTCCTCAGCCGCGCCATGACGCTCGTCGACGGACTGCTCGACGGACGCATCCGGCCCAGGGCGCATCGCTCGCCCTTCTTCGCCATCCCGCTGTTCAGGACCAACTTCTGGCCGGTGCTGGGCGCCGCTGCGGCGCTGGCAGGGCTCTGCCTGTGGTGGCGCAGGCGATGA
- a CDS encoding alpha/beta hydrolase — MTLPVHLRSGDAFLSCRLFLPRRSNGLGVAYSHGWGGAHVLDDLHAALAGWGFTVASIEQRGYGASTGKARLSAWPADLGAAATWLQQRGLRVWAAGLSTGGTMALVTAAKRADLLGALAISPFATLRRIREDYPACREVLRQRFGRFGPEDFAIADALRWAPRIAPRRAIVVHCAADDTVPFAHAEAIRDAGRGKIELWRIERGDHRLETVNRAPLFTRIRRVLSSERGDL; from the coding sequence ATGACGCTCCCGGTGCACCTCAGGAGCGGAGACGCCTTCCTCTCGTGCCGGCTCTTCCTGCCGAGACGCTCCAACGGCCTGGGGGTGGCGTACTCCCACGGGTGGGGCGGCGCTCATGTCCTCGACGATCTCCACGCGGCGCTGGCAGGCTGGGGCTTCACCGTGGCTTCCATCGAGCAGCGCGGCTACGGCGCCTCCACGGGCAAGGCGCGGCTGTCGGCCTGGCCGGCAGACCTGGGGGCCGCGGCCACCTGGCTTCAGCAGCGGGGGCTCCGCGTCTGGGCGGCGGGGCTCTCCACCGGCGGCACCATGGCGCTGGTGACGGCAGCCAAGCGCGCCGACCTGCTGGGCGCGCTGGCCATCTCCCCCTTCGCCACTCTCCGGCGGATCAGGGAGGATTACCCCGCGTGCCGGGAGGTCCTCAGGCAGCGGTTCGGGCGCTTCGGTCCCGAGGACTTCGCCATCGCCGACGCGCTCCGCTGGGCGCCACGCATCGCTCCTCGGCGCGCGATCGTGGTCCATTGCGCGGCAGACGACACCGTCCCCTTCGCCCACGCCGAGGCCATCCGCGACGCCGGGCGCGGGAAGATCGAGCTCTGGCGGATCGAACGCGGCGACCACCGCCTCGAGACCGTCAACCGGGCGCCGCTGTTCACCAGGATCAGGCGCGTGCTCAGCAGCGAGAGAGGAGACCTGTGA
- a CDS encoding Lrp/AsnC ligand binding domain-containing protein, which produces MKAYVLIESSAGKTKGVKKALAKIKTARATVEAMDAVTGPYDFIAVVDGATLDAIGNLVTESIGTIDGVTRTTTCVAVAIG; this is translated from the coding sequence ATGAAGGCGTACGTGCTCATCGAGTCCTCGGCCGGCAAGACCAAGGGGGTGAAGAAGGCCCTGGCGAAGATCAAGACCGCCCGGGCCACCGTCGAGGCCATGGACGCCGTCACCGGCCCCTACGACTTCATCGCGGTGGTGGACGGAGCCACGCTGGACGCCATCGGCAACCTGGTGACGGAGTCCATCGGCACGATCGACGGCGTCACGCGCACCACCACCTGCGTCGCGGTCGCCATCGGCTGA
- a CDS encoding extracellular solute-binding protein — MRCGGTLLLSMLLLAGPAPAAADEVVIRVFGDKTAHNAIAPGIQAFNERFKGKYRAEVETIAQTTAVLDREVAQFIAGTATYDVVSLNNYWVPEVARYLEPLGPALRRAGIDPVSTFGPGVMRDVTYRDSVVALPYRLNLDVLFYRKDVLDEAGLRIPATLDEYLAAARKLTRKSGGTTVYGTGIKTPEPLWTVIAFAGHFMLPNGGRLITADRKHAHPSLKSALAVKVLQLLRTLTQEGLTPNPLSLTFQDNVVLFQQGRMAMNGENFTRAVQLEDPLKSKAAGKMAYAPMPSQKLGPDPPVYYGSAWTYAIDKNSKVKDAAWEYIRFITSPEIQKLNAAKTGNGATSPSVYDDPAVVRANPAARAVRAALETGYTHPFPVPQLTQLQQIVHEEVQQVILGRKSPEAGAAAMFERVDRALQ; from the coding sequence ATGAGGTGCGGTGGGACGTTGCTTCTCTCCATGCTCCTGCTGGCGGGCCCGGCGCCAGCCGCGGCCGACGAGGTAGTGATCCGCGTGTTCGGCGACAAGACCGCCCACAACGCCATCGCTCCCGGCATTCAGGCCTTCAACGAGCGCTTCAAGGGCAAGTACCGCGCCGAGGTCGAGACCATCGCCCAGACCACCGCGGTGCTCGACCGAGAGGTGGCCCAGTTCATCGCGGGGACGGCGACGTACGACGTCGTGAGCCTGAACAACTACTGGGTGCCGGAGGTGGCCCGGTACCTGGAGCCCCTCGGCCCCGCGCTCCGGAGGGCGGGCATCGATCCGGTCTCGACCTTTGGGCCCGGCGTGATGCGCGACGTCACCTACCGTGACTCGGTGGTTGCGCTGCCGTACCGGCTGAACCTCGACGTGCTCTTCTACCGGAAGGATGTCCTGGACGAGGCGGGGCTTCGAATCCCCGCAACGCTCGACGAGTACCTGGCGGCCGCCCGCAAGCTCACGCGCAAGTCCGGGGGGACGACGGTCTACGGCACCGGCATCAAGACGCCGGAGCCCCTGTGGACTGTCATCGCCTTTGCCGGGCACTTCATGCTGCCGAACGGTGGCCGCCTCATCACCGCCGACCGCAAACATGCCCACCCGAGCCTGAAATCGGCCCTGGCGGTGAAGGTCCTCCAGTTGCTACGTACGCTCACCCAAGAGGGGCTCACGCCGAACCCGCTCTCCCTGACCTTCCAAGACAACGTCGTGCTGTTCCAGCAGGGGCGCATGGCGATGAACGGGGAGAACTTCACGCGGGCCGTCCAGCTCGAGGACCCCTTGAAGTCCAAGGCCGCCGGGAAGATGGCTTACGCGCCCATGCCCAGCCAGAAGCTCGGCCCAGACCCGCCGGTCTACTACGGCAGCGCGTGGACCTACGCGATCGACAAGAACAGCAAGGTGAAGGACGCGGCCTGGGAATATATCCGGTTCATCACGAGCCCGGAGATCCAGAAGCTGAACGCGGCGAAGACCGGCAACGGGGCGACGTCGCCGAGCGTGTATGACGATCCCGCCGTGGTCCGGGCCAACCCGGCCGCGCGGGCCGTGAGGGCCGCGCTGGAAACGGGCTACACGCACCCGTTCCCTGTACCGCAGCTCACCCAGCTCCAGCAAATCGTCCACGAGGAGGTCCAGCAGGTCATTCTCGGCCGGAAATCCCCGGAGGCGGGTGCCGCCGCGATGTTCGAACGCGTCGACCGGGCCCTTCAGTGA